From Mycolicibacterium nivoides, a single genomic window includes:
- the lmeA gene encoding mannan chain length control protein LmeA: MGDNVAVRKLLIGLTATVTALVVGVVGTDFGSAIYAEYRLARNVRTAAGLNWDPWVAILGFPFLTQVRNHRYKEIEIRAAAVDHPVVGKASLEATLHGIDLTDSSWLIRPDAKLPVRKAESRIIIDSTHIGRFMGIDDLLVEAPSRETNDATGGTTESGISSSQGLVFTGTPKQSGLDKRVSVSVDLSFADGNETTLVLTATGILTGPGTADEPVPDDKIAAVLSEFSHTITGQKLPFGIAPTTAGARGSDVIIEGIASGVTIDLAGFRQS, translated from the coding sequence GTGGGCGACAATGTGGCGGTGCGCAAACTGCTGATCGGGCTCACCGCAACCGTCACCGCGCTCGTCGTCGGGGTTGTCGGTACCGATTTCGGCTCGGCCATCTACGCCGAATACCGGCTCGCCCGCAACGTACGCACCGCGGCCGGGCTGAACTGGGACCCGTGGGTCGCCATCCTGGGCTTTCCCTTCCTCACGCAGGTCCGCAACCATCGCTACAAGGAGATCGAGATCCGCGCCGCCGCCGTCGACCACCCGGTGGTCGGCAAAGCCTCGCTGGAGGCCACGCTGCACGGAATCGACCTCACCGACTCGTCGTGGCTGATCCGGCCCGACGCGAAACTGCCCGTCAGGAAGGCCGAGAGCCGCATCATCATCGACTCCACCCATATCGGCAGGTTCATGGGCATCGATGACCTGTTGGTGGAGGCTCCCTCGCGGGAAACCAACGACGCCACCGGGGGCACCACCGAGTCCGGCATCTCCAGCAGTCAGGGCTTGGTGTTCACCGGAACCCCCAAGCAATCCGGACTCGACAAGCGCGTGAGCGTCTCGGTCGACCTGTCCTTCGCCGACGGCAACGAAACCACCCTGGTGCTGACCGCGACCGGGATCCTGACCGGCCCAGGAACCGCCGACGAGCCCGTGCCCGACGACAAGATCGCCGCGGTGCTGTCGGAGTTCAGCCACACGATCACCGGCCAGAAGCTTCCGTTCGGCATCGCCCCCACCACCGCGGGCGCCCGTGGCTCCGACGTGATCATCGAAGGGATCGCCTCGGGAGTAACCATCGACCTGGCGGGGTTCAGACAGTCATGA
- a CDS encoding thioredoxin family protein produces MSSSMVLVIVVLIAALGVAYVIGRLITLRAGMIRAGEEAANVDTSDLGLSHTGPTVLHFSAEWCGPCAGVRRVVDQVCAELPEVAHVEIDMDANPEAARRLSVLSLPTTIIFDRDGRPRYRTSGVPKAADLRSALEPLLA; encoded by the coding sequence ATGAGCTCTTCAATGGTGCTGGTGATCGTGGTGCTGATCGCCGCGCTCGGGGTCGCCTACGTGATCGGTCGCCTGATCACGCTGCGCGCCGGCATGATCAGGGCAGGTGAGGAGGCCGCCAACGTCGACACCAGCGATCTGGGGTTGTCCCACACCGGCCCGACCGTTCTTCATTTCTCGGCCGAATGGTGCGGCCCCTGCGCGGGAGTGCGACGAGTCGTCGACCAGGTGTGCGCGGAGCTACCCGAAGTTGCCCACGTCGAAATCGACATGGACGCCAATCCCGAAGCCGCGAGGCGGCTTTCGGTCCTGTCGCTGCCCACCACCATCATCTTCGACCGGGACGGGCGGCCCCGATACCGCACCAGCGGGGTGCCGAAGGCCGCTGACCTGCGCTCGGCGCTGGAACCACTGTTGGCCTGA
- a CDS encoding Ms5788A family Cys-rich leader peptide, which yields MLTKRRAVDLCRVAGCCCCCCC from the coding sequence GTGCTCACCAAGCGCCGCGCAGTCGATCTGTGCCGCGTCGCGGGTTGCTGCTGTTGTTGTTGCTGTTGA
- a CDS encoding DUF4395 domain-containing protein, which produces MSSTSTQPGADGRPAQVDVRGPRFAAWVTTAVLIATLLVAGVSELAAAVLLGAQAVVFAIGAVGGPRKHPYGRLFATFVAPRLAPVTEREPVPPLKFAQLVGFVFAIAGTAGFAFGITALGLTATAFALVAAFLNAAFGICLGCQIYPLVARLRRVPSPA; this is translated from the coding sequence ATGTCATCGACATCAACCCAGCCCGGCGCTGATGGTCGGCCCGCTCAGGTCGACGTGCGGGGCCCTCGGTTCGCAGCCTGGGTCACCACCGCGGTACTGATCGCCACGCTGCTGGTCGCCGGGGTGAGTGAGCTCGCGGCCGCGGTGCTGCTCGGCGCCCAGGCCGTGGTGTTCGCCATCGGCGCGGTCGGCGGTCCACGCAAGCATCCGTATGGCCGGCTGTTCGCCACTTTCGTCGCGCCGCGCCTGGCACCGGTCACCGAGCGCGAGCCGGTGCCGCCGCTGAAGTTCGCCCAATTGGTCGGCTTCGTGTTCGCGATCGCGGGTACCGCAGGGTTCGCCTTCGGCATCACCGCGCTCGGCCTGACCGCCACCGCATTCGCGTTGGTGGCGGCCTTCCTCAACGCCGCCTTCGGCATCTGCCTGGGTTGCCAGATCTACCCGCTGGTGGCGCGGCTGCGTCGCGTCCCCAGTCCCGCGTGA
- a CDS encoding sulfurtransferase yields the protein MARSDVLVSTEWAGNNLDTPGVVFVEVDENTSAYDDEGHIPGAVKLDWKDDLQDAVKRDFVDQQQFSKLLSDKGISNDDTVILYGGNNNWFAAYAYWYFKLYGHADVKLLDGGRKRWELDARPLVKDAVSRPATSYTAQPLDNSIRAYRDEVISAIGAKNLVDVRSPDEFSGKILAPAHLPQEQSQRPGHIPGAINVPWSKAANEDGTFKSDEDLAKLYAAAGLDGEKETIAYCRIGERSSHTWFVLQELLGHENVKNYDGSWTEYGSLVGAPIELGS from the coding sequence ATGGCACGTTCCGACGTCCTGGTCTCGACCGAATGGGCCGGGAACAACCTCGACACCCCCGGCGTGGTGTTCGTCGAGGTCGACGAGAACACCAGCGCCTACGACGACGAGGGGCACATCCCCGGCGCCGTCAAACTGGACTGGAAAGACGATCTGCAGGACGCCGTCAAGCGTGACTTCGTCGACCAGCAACAGTTCTCGAAGCTGTTGTCCGACAAGGGCATCAGCAACGACGACACGGTGATCCTGTACGGCGGCAACAACAACTGGTTCGCGGCCTACGCCTACTGGTACTTCAAGCTGTACGGCCACGCCGACGTGAAGCTGCTCGACGGCGGCCGGAAGCGCTGGGAGCTCGACGCACGCCCGCTGGTCAAGGACGCCGTCAGCCGCCCCGCCACGTCGTACACGGCCCAGCCGCTCGACAACAGCATCCGGGCGTACCGCGACGAGGTCATCTCCGCGATCGGCGCCAAGAACCTGGTCGACGTGCGTTCCCCTGACGAGTTCTCCGGCAAGATCCTGGCGCCGGCGCACCTGCCGCAGGAGCAGAGCCAGCGGCCCGGGCATATCCCCGGTGCCATCAACGTTCCGTGGAGCAAGGCAGCCAACGAGGACGGCACCTTCAAGTCCGACGAGGATCTGGCCAAGCTGTACGCCGCGGCCGGCCTCGACGGCGAGAAGGAGACCATCGCCTACTGCCGGATCGGTGAGCGTTCCTCGCACACCTGGTTCGTGCTGCAGGAGCTGCTGGGACACGAGAACGTCAAGAACTACGACGGTAGTTGGACGGAATACGGCTCCCTGGTGGGCGCCCCGATCGAGTTGGGAAGTTGA
- a CDS encoding DUF1416 domain-containing protein, giving the protein MCSAPKQGLTLPAGVDLEKETVITGRVVDGSGQAVGGAFVRLLDSSDEFTAEVVASATGDFRFFAAPGTWTLRALSPAGNGDASVAPAGAGIHEVDVKVA; this is encoded by the coding sequence ATGTGCTCTGCACCCAAGCAAGGACTGACGTTGCCGGCCGGCGTCGACCTGGAGAAGGAAACCGTCATCACCGGTCGCGTGGTGGACGGCTCCGGCCAGGCTGTCGGCGGTGCCTTCGTGCGCCTGCTGGACTCCAGCGATGAGTTCACCGCTGAGGTCGTGGCCTCGGCGACCGGCGATTTCCGGTTCTTCGCCGCTCCGGGCACCTGGACGCTGCGCGCCCTGTCCCCCGCGGGCAACGGCGACGCCAGCGTGGCGCCGGCCGGTGCGGGCATCCACGAGGTCGACGTCAAGGTCGCCTAG
- a CDS encoding FABP family protein, translating to MTSDRDIPAEASGPEPGSGDRAVAAAAERAKATAARNIPVFDDLPMPADTANLRDGVELNDALLALLPLVGVWRGEGEGRDTHGDYRFGQQIVVSHDGGDYLNWDSRSWRLNESGEYESPGLRESGFWRFVTDPDDPTGRDESQAIELLLAHSAGYVELFYGKPLTQASWELVTDALARSKSGLLVGGAKRLYGIVDGGDLGYVEERVDADGGLVPHLSARLSRFVG from the coding sequence GTGACCTCCGACCGGGACATTCCAGCCGAGGCCTCCGGACCCGAGCCGGGCTCCGGTGACCGAGCCGTAGCGGCTGCCGCCGAGCGGGCCAAGGCCACGGCAGCCCGCAACATTCCGGTCTTCGACGACCTCCCGATGCCTGCCGACACCGCCAACCTGCGCGACGGCGTCGAACTCAACGACGCGCTGCTGGCGCTGTTGCCGTTGGTCGGCGTCTGGCGCGGTGAGGGCGAAGGCCGCGACACCCATGGCGACTACCGGTTCGGTCAGCAGATCGTGGTCTCCCATGACGGCGGCGACTACCTGAACTGGGACTCGCGGTCCTGGCGGCTGAACGAATCGGGTGAATATGAATCCCCCGGCCTCCGCGAAAGCGGATTCTGGCGATTCGTGACCGATCCCGATGATCCGACCGGCCGTGACGAGTCGCAGGCCATCGAACTGCTGCTGGCCCATTCGGCCGGCTATGTCGAACTTTTCTACGGCAAGCCCCTCACCCAGGCGTCCTGGGAGCTGGTGACCGATGCGCTGGCCCGCAGCAAGTCCGGGTTGCTGGTCGGGGGCGCCAAGCGCCTCTACGGCATCGTCGACGGCGGCGACCTTGGCTACGTCGAGGAACGTGTGGACGCTGACGGCGGTCTGGTACCGCATCTGTCGGCCCGGCTGTCACGGTTTGTCGGCTGA
- a CDS encoding aminodeoxychorismate lyase, with amino-acid sequence MASQPAVLVTLDGQIHDPNAPLLHADDLAAVRGDGVFETLLVRDGRPCLLEAHLGRLTQSAKMLDLPEPDLDAWRAAVASGAARWTAENDGDGVLRLVYSRGRESGGPATAFATIGALADRVAGVRRDGLAAITLDRGLPLNASDMPWLVAGAKTLSYAVNMAALRHAERQGAGDVIFVSSDGYLLEGPRSTVVIAAEGDDGRPLLLTPPPWYPILRGTTQQALFEVARNKGYDCDFRALKPADLLTAQGVWLISSITLAARVHTLDGQPLPYAPLAADISGLVDAAIVSDR; translated from the coding sequence ATGGCGAGCCAACCAGCCGTGCTGGTCACCCTTGACGGCCAGATCCACGACCCCAACGCTCCGCTGCTGCACGCCGACGATCTGGCCGCGGTGCGCGGCGACGGGGTTTTCGAGACGCTGCTGGTGCGTGACGGCAGACCCTGTCTGCTCGAGGCGCACTTGGGGCGGCTGACCCAATCCGCCAAGATGCTGGATCTGCCAGAGCCGGATCTGGACGCCTGGCGGGCGGCGGTCGCGTCGGGGGCCGCACGCTGGACCGCCGAGAACGACGGCGACGGCGTGCTGCGCCTGGTCTACAGCCGCGGGCGGGAGAGCGGCGGACCGGCGACGGCGTTCGCCACCATCGGCGCGCTGGCCGACCGGGTGGCCGGGGTGCGGCGGGACGGGCTGGCGGCGATCACCCTCGACCGCGGGCTGCCCCTGAATGCCAGCGACATGCCGTGGCTGGTCGCCGGCGCCAAGACCCTGTCCTACGCGGTCAACATGGCCGCGCTGCGGCACGCCGAGCGCCAGGGTGCCGGTGACGTGATCTTCGTCAGCTCCGACGGCTACCTGCTGGAGGGGCCGCGTTCCACCGTGGTCATCGCGGCCGAAGGTGACGACGGCCGGCCGCTTCTGCTCACCCCGCCGCCCTGGTATCCGATCCTGCGCGGCACCACCCAACAGGCACTGTTCGAGGTGGCTCGCAACAAGGGCTATGACTGCGACTTCCGTGCCCTCAAGCCGGCGGATCTGCTTACGGCGCAGGGTGTTTGGCTGATTTCCAGCATCACCCTCGCGGCCCGGGTGCACACCCTGGACGGGCAGCCGCTGCCCTATGCGCCGCTGGCAGCCGATATCTCCGGCCTGGTCGACGCGGCGATCGTCAGCGATCGCTGA
- a CDS encoding YgfZ/GcvT domain-containing protein: MTAPPPAVPTPEGSPDAGAVWHYGDPLGEQQAAAGAAVLVDRSHRAVLTLTGKDHQTWLHSISSQHVSALPDGVVTENLSLDLQGRVEDHWIQTDLGGTTYLDTEPWRGEPLLAYLRKMVFWSDVQIEPADMAVLSLLGPGLADEQVIKALDCAELPEEATAVALPGGGFLRRLPAPGIELDLVVPREAVAEYTRRLTDAGVRPAGIWAYEAHRVASGRPRLGVDTDERTIPHEVGWIGGPGVGAVHLDKGCYRGQETVARVHNLGKPPRMLVILQLDGSSDRPVTGDAVTAGGRNVGRIGTVVEHVDDGPIALALVKRGLPADTELVAGDEAQAPAVIDPDSLPEADATAGAGRAAVDRLRGR, translated from the coding sequence ATGACTGCACCACCGCCAGCAGTGCCCACGCCCGAAGGCAGCCCCGACGCCGGGGCCGTCTGGCATTACGGCGATCCGCTCGGCGAACAACAGGCCGCGGCGGGTGCCGCGGTTCTGGTCGACCGGTCGCACCGCGCAGTCCTGACCCTGACCGGCAAGGACCATCAGACGTGGCTGCACAGCATCTCGAGCCAGCACGTCAGCGCCTTGCCGGATGGCGTGGTCACCGAGAACCTGAGCCTGGATTTGCAGGGCCGTGTCGAAGATCACTGGATTCAGACCGACCTCGGCGGCACCACGTACCTGGACACCGAACCGTGGCGGGGCGAACCGCTGCTGGCCTACCTGCGCAAGATGGTGTTCTGGTCCGACGTGCAGATCGAACCCGCGGATATGGCGGTGCTGTCCCTACTCGGGCCCGGGCTTGCCGATGAGCAGGTCATCAAGGCCCTGGACTGCGCAGAGCTGCCCGAGGAGGCGACGGCGGTCGCACTGCCCGGCGGCGGGTTCCTGCGCCGGCTGCCCGCCCCCGGAATCGAACTGGACCTGGTGGTGCCGCGAGAGGCAGTCGCCGAGTACACCCGGCGGCTGACCGACGCCGGCGTGCGGCCGGCCGGGATCTGGGCCTACGAGGCGCACCGCGTGGCCTCCGGGCGCCCGCGGTTGGGGGTCGACACCGACGAGCGCACCATTCCGCACGAGGTCGGCTGGATCGGCGGCCCGGGTGTCGGAGCGGTCCACCTGGACAAGGGCTGCTACCGCGGTCAGGAGACCGTCGCACGGGTGCACAACCTGGGCAAACCACCCCGGATGCTGGTGATCCTGCAGCTCGACGGCTCCTCTGACCGGCCCGTGACGGGTGACGCGGTGACCGCGGGCGGCCGGAACGTCGGCCGGATCGGCACCGTCGTCGAGCACGTCGACGACGGCCCGATCGCGTTGGCCCTGGTCAAACGGGGACTGCCGGCCGATACCGAGTTGGTCGCCGGTGACGAGGCGCAGGCACCCGCCGTGATCGACCCCGATTCCCTGCCGGAGGCGGATGCCACCGCCGGCGCCGGCCGGGCGGCAGTGGATCGGCTCCGGGGGCGTTAA
- a CDS encoding DUF3073 domain-containing protein, which yields MGRGRAKAKQTKVARDLKYSSPNTDFSQLQRELSGSPDSGDVNDDAEDWSGEDDWRR from the coding sequence ATGGGCCGCGGCCGGGCTAAGGCAAAGCAGACCAAGGTTGCACGTGACCTTAAGTACAGCTCGCCGAATACCGACTTCAGTCAGCTCCAACGTGAGCTGTCGGGATCTCCCGATTCCGGTGACGTCAATGACGATGCCGAAGACTGGTCGGGCGAGGACGACTGGCGGCGCTGA
- the purM gene encoding phosphoribosylformylglycinamidine cyclo-ligase, producing MTKGAEQHGIAEHNSISYASAGVDIEAGDRAVELFKPLAAKATRPEVRGGLGGFAGLFALRGGYREPVLAASTDGVGTKLAVAQAMDKHDTVGLDLVAMVVDDLVVCGAEPLFLQDYIAVGRTVPERVSAIVSGIAEGCVQAGCALLGGETAEHPGLMEPDHYDISATGVGIVEADNVLGPDRVRPGDVIIAMRSSGLHSNGYSLARKVLLEIDRMNLAGHVEEFGRTLGEELLEPTRIYAKDCLALAAETQVRTFCHVTGGGLAGNLERVVPHGLTAELDRGTWTPAPVFQMIAQRGRIERAEMEKTFNMGVGMVAVVAPEDTDRALAILTARHLDCWTLGTVKKGGKDSARAQLVGQHPRF from the coding sequence ATGACTAAGGGCGCCGAACAGCACGGCATCGCCGAACACAACAGCATTTCGTACGCGTCGGCCGGAGTGGATATCGAAGCCGGTGACCGCGCTGTTGAACTCTTCAAACCCCTCGCCGCCAAGGCGACCCGACCTGAGGTCAGGGGCGGTCTCGGCGGCTTTGCCGGACTGTTCGCCTTACGGGGCGGATACCGCGAGCCGGTGCTGGCCGCCTCGACCGACGGTGTGGGCACCAAGCTCGCCGTCGCCCAGGCCATGGACAAGCACGACACCGTCGGGCTGGACCTGGTCGCCATGGTGGTCGACGACCTCGTGGTGTGCGGCGCCGAGCCGCTGTTCCTGCAGGACTACATCGCCGTCGGCCGTACCGTCCCCGAGCGGGTCAGCGCCATCGTGTCAGGCATCGCCGAAGGCTGTGTCCAGGCCGGCTGCGCGCTGCTGGGCGGCGAGACGGCCGAACACCCCGGGCTGATGGAACCCGACCACTACGACATCTCCGCGACCGGCGTCGGCATCGTCGAGGCCGACAACGTGCTCGGACCCGATCGCGTCCGCCCCGGCGACGTGATCATCGCCATGAGGTCCAGCGGGCTGCACTCCAACGGCTACTCGCTGGCCCGCAAGGTGCTGCTGGAGATCGACCGGATGAATCTGGCCGGGCACGTCGAGGAGTTCGGGCGCACTCTCGGCGAGGAGTTGCTGGAACCGACCCGCATCTATGCCAAGGACTGCCTGGCGCTGGCCGCAGAGACGCAGGTGCGTACGTTCTGCCACGTGACCGGCGGCGGCTTGGCGGGCAACCTGGAGCGCGTGGTGCCCCACGGCCTGACCGCAGAGCTGGATCGCGGTACGTGGACGCCGGCACCCGTGTTCCAGATGATCGCCCAGCGCGGACGCATCGAGCGTGCCGAGATGGAGAAGACGTTCAACATGGGCGTCGGGATGGTCGCGGTCGTCGCCCCGGAGGACACCGATCGCGCGCTGGCCATCCTGACCGCACGGCACCTGGACTGCTGGACGCTGGGAACAGTGAAGAAGGGCGGCAAGGACAGTGCGCGCGCCCAACTGGTCGGCCAGCATCCGCGGTTCTAG
- the purF gene encoding amidophosphoribosyltransferase has protein sequence MTVQQLDENEPREECGVFGVWAPGEDVAKLTYYGLYALQHRGQEAAGIAVSDGSQILVFKDLGLVSQVFDEQTLAAMPGHVAVGHCRYSTTGSTTWENAQPVFRNTAAGTGVALGHNGNLVNTAELATRAREAGLIDMKGAPAATTDSDILGALLAHGAADATLEQAALDLLPTVRGAFCLTFMDENTLYAARDPHGVRPLALGRLDRGWVVASETAALDIVGASFVRDIEPGELLAIDADGVRSTRFANPEPKGCVFEYVYLARPDSTLVGRSVHATRVDIGRRLAREHPIDADLVIGVPESGTPAAVGYAQESGIPFGQGLMKNAYVGRTFIQPSQTIRQLGIRLKLNPLREVIRGKRLIVVDDSIVRGNTQRALVRMLREAGALEVHVRIASPPVKWPCFYGIDFATPAELIANAASAEHPGEMLEAVRHAIGADSLGYISQQGMIAATEQPPTRLCSACFDGNYPIELPGETALGKNVIEQMLATAARTGIPLQSDNDNASALRRP, from the coding sequence GTGACTGTGCAGCAACTCGACGAAAACGAACCGCGCGAAGAGTGCGGCGTATTCGGGGTCTGGGCCCCGGGTGAAGACGTTGCCAAGCTCACCTACTACGGCCTGTACGCGCTGCAGCACCGTGGCCAGGAAGCAGCGGGCATCGCCGTTTCCGACGGCTCCCAGATCCTGGTGTTCAAAGACCTCGGGCTGGTCAGTCAGGTATTCGACGAGCAGACCCTGGCTGCAATGCCGGGCCATGTCGCCGTCGGACACTGTCGCTACTCCACCACCGGATCCACCACGTGGGAGAACGCCCAGCCGGTGTTCCGCAACACCGCCGCCGGGACCGGTGTCGCCCTCGGCCACAACGGCAACCTGGTCAACACCGCGGAGCTGGCAACCCGGGCCCGTGAAGCCGGGCTGATCGACATGAAGGGCGCCCCGGCCGCCACCACCGATTCCGACATCCTCGGGGCGCTCCTGGCGCACGGGGCCGCCGACGCGACGCTGGAACAGGCCGCCCTGGACCTGCTGCCCACCGTCCGCGGCGCGTTCTGCCTGACCTTCATGGACGAGAACACCCTCTATGCCGCCCGCGACCCGCACGGCGTGCGCCCGCTGGCGCTCGGCCGGCTCGACCGCGGCTGGGTGGTGGCCTCCGAAACCGCCGCGCTCGACATCGTCGGCGCTTCGTTCGTCCGCGACATCGAACCCGGTGAACTCCTGGCCATCGATGCCGACGGCGTCCGCTCCACCCGGTTCGCCAACCCCGAACCCAAGGGCTGCGTCTTCGAGTACGTCTACCTGGCCCGGCCCGACAGCACGCTGGTGGGCCGCTCGGTGCACGCCACGCGCGTCGACATCGGCCGGCGGCTGGCCCGCGAGCACCCGATCGACGCCGACCTGGTGATCGGCGTCCCGGAGTCGGGAACGCCGGCCGCCGTCGGCTACGCGCAGGAATCCGGGATCCCGTTCGGGCAGGGCCTGATGAAGAACGCCTACGTCGGCCGCACCTTCATCCAGCCCTCGCAGACCATCCGGCAGCTGGGTATCCGGCTCAAGCTCAACCCGCTGCGCGAGGTCATCCGCGGCAAGCGGCTCATCGTGGTCGACGATTCGATCGTGCGCGGCAACACCCAGCGCGCTCTGGTCCGGATGCTGCGTGAGGCGGGGGCGCTGGAGGTCCACGTCCGGATCGCCTCGCCGCCGGTGAAATGGCCCTGCTTCTACGGCATCGACTTCGCCACCCCGGCCGAGCTCATCGCCAACGCGGCATCCGCCGAGCACCCGGGCGAGATGCTGGAGGCGGTGCGGCACGCCATCGGTGCCGACAGCCTGGGCTACATCTCCCAGCAGGGCATGATCGCGGCCACCGAGCAACCGCCCACCCGGCTGTGCTCGGCCTGTTTCGACGGGAACTACCCGATCGAACTGCCCGGCGAGACCGCACTGGGCAAGAACGTCATCGAGCAGATGCTGGCCACCGCGGCACGCACCGGCATTCCACTGCAGTCCGACAACGACAACGCATCGGCGCTGCGCAGGCCCTGA
- a CDS encoding DoxX family protein codes for MDFVTRQLSEKPATDPLDSDAEARPQQWPEVTKIAFRFCFLYFGLFCLLFAQITFAFLGVVGHWLPDRAVMWQMTAFGPLVSWVGSHVFGVEAVLHQDSGSGDQAAIWVMIFCLLVFAVVGTAVWSWVDRQRHDYSRLWAWFLTFVRLCVGGQMLFYGFAKLVPTQMPAPPLAALLRPYGEFSPASVLWLQVGSSYPYEMALGAVEVVAGLLLFLPRTATLGALLGVASMVQVFLLNMTFDVPVKILSGHLLLMGLVLLAPQYRRLADFLVLQRSTEPAVQPELFADARANTIAARIQAVLGIWIVAGCVLTSWQSWSEYGGGRAKPELYGIWTVSRFDVDGAAAPPLTTDQYRWQRVVFDLPGILTYQRMSGELVDTPVKVDGNNLTVSGPDGSPLATLTASRPTPEQLRLTGELSGRDVAIWLDRQDLNQFTLRNRGFHWVQEYPYFR; via the coding sequence ATGGATTTCGTGACGCGTCAACTCTCCGAGAAGCCGGCAACCGATCCCCTCGATTCCGACGCGGAGGCCCGGCCGCAACAGTGGCCGGAGGTGACGAAGATCGCATTCCGGTTCTGCTTCCTGTACTTCGGCCTGTTCTGTCTGCTGTTCGCGCAGATCACGTTCGCCTTCCTGGGGGTCGTCGGCCACTGGCTCCCGGATCGGGCGGTGATGTGGCAGATGACGGCCTTCGGCCCGCTGGTGAGCTGGGTCGGCAGTCATGTCTTCGGCGTCGAGGCGGTTCTGCATCAGGACTCGGGCAGCGGAGACCAGGCCGCGATCTGGGTGATGATCTTCTGCCTGCTGGTGTTCGCGGTCGTCGGCACGGCGGTGTGGTCGTGGGTGGACCGGCAGCGACACGACTACTCGAGGCTGTGGGCCTGGTTCCTGACATTTGTGCGGCTGTGCGTGGGCGGCCAGATGCTGTTCTACGGATTCGCCAAGCTGGTGCCGACGCAGATGCCGGCGCCGCCGCTGGCGGCGTTGCTGCGCCCGTACGGCGAGTTCAGCCCGGCCTCGGTGCTGTGGCTCCAGGTCGGCAGCTCCTATCCGTACGAGATGGCGCTGGGCGCGGTCGAGGTTGTCGCCGGGTTGTTGCTGTTCCTGCCGCGGACCGCGACGCTGGGCGCCCTGCTCGGTGTGGCCAGCATGGTGCAGGTGTTCCTGCTGAACATGACCTTCGACGTGCCGGTGAAGATTCTCTCCGGACATCTGCTGCTGATGGGTCTGGTGCTGCTCGCCCCGCAATACCGCCGGCTGGCCGATTTCCTGGTGCTGCAGCGCAGCACCGAACCGGCGGTCCAGCCCGAACTGTTCGCCGACGCTCGGGCCAACACCATCGCGGCGCGGATACAGGCCGTACTCGGCATTTGGATCGTGGCCGGTTGTGTCCTGACCAGTTGGCAGAGCTGGAGCGAGTACGGCGGCGGCCGCGCCAAACCCGAGCTGTACGGGATCTGGACGGTGAGCCGCTTCGACGTCGACGGCGCAGCGGCACCGCCGCTGACCACCGATCAGTACCGTTGGCAGCGCGTCGTTTTCGACCTGCCCGGGATACTCACCTACCAACGGATGAGCGGTGAATTGGTGGACACCCCGGTCAAGGTCGACGGGAACAACCTCACGGTGTCGGGGCCGGACGGCTCACCCCTGGCCACGCTCACCGCGTCCCGGCCGACCCCCGAGCAGCTGCGACTGACCGGTGAGTTGTCCGGCCGTGACGTCGCGATCTGGCTGGATCGGCAGGATCTGAACCAGTTCACCCTGCGGAACCGGGGCTTTCACTGGGTGCAGGAGTATCCCTACTTCCGGTGA
- a CDS encoding DUF4259 domain-containing protein, whose product MGVWGPGNFDSDTVADGLGDLTGRIIDEIAEQFDGASDDSALEPDEWGGAMVPAWLEILIDIVEPQRVGATFPSVAVLSDWRDRYMRVWDEYIDELDPDDEYKVERRAVLVGTFERAIALAAARERD is encoded by the coding sequence GTGGGAGTTTGGGGTCCGGGGAATTTCGACAGCGACACCGTGGCCGACGGGCTGGGGGATCTGACGGGTCGGATCATCGACGAGATCGCCGAGCAGTTCGACGGCGCGTCCGACGATTCCGCACTGGAGCCGGACGAGTGGGGCGGGGCGATGGTGCCCGCCTGGCTCGAGATCCTGATCGACATCGTCGAACCTCAACGGGTCGGTGCGACGTTTCCTTCGGTGGCGGTGCTCAGCGATTGGCGTGATCGGTACATGCGCGTGTGGGACGAGTACATCGACGAGCTCGATCCGGATGACGAGTACAAAGTCGAACGGCGTGCGGTGCTCGTCGGCACCTTCGAGCGGGCCATCGCGCTGGCCGCCGCGCGCGAACGGGACTAG